From the Cryptomeria japonica chromosome 2, Sugi_1.0, whole genome shotgun sequence genome, one window contains:
- the LOC131033871 gene encoding protein TIFY 10b, translating to MDLLSGEKGDAESETGDHSVISLEKPESVMIEQMTSSAKRGGDCERNSIISASEEKGNEDFSQVSTPLSQKFRVNGNPKSMVGLGEKNNPDNSNANEDARGSNPANDENTSRPFGLFPSHAGIGSLESIGVSEQKRPAVHPWLFRGAMPPSSPAYCSVAASSTTIKRPTAQLTVFYAGMVNVFDDVPADKAQAIMLLADSGKPASNVLKKPPQQIPFNSFISTPLNSMPRASLSLPTASGNKEVSIPNLPLSGHPNQNQPSCKLQSDLPIARKHSLQRFLEKRKDRLSSKAPYIEEHRSPVPVLPSS from the exons ATGGATCTCTTAAGCGGGGAGAAGGGTGATGCCGAGTCTGAAACGGGAGATCATTCCGTCATCTCGCTAGAGAAACCAGAATCCGTTATGATTGAGCAAATGACGAGCTCTGCTAAGCGTGGCGGCGACTGTGAGCGAAATTCCATAATTTCTGCATCGGAGGAGAAAGGGAATGAAGATTTTTCGCAGGTTTCTACTCCGTTGAGCCAAAAATTTCGCGTGAATGGAAACCCCAAGTCAATGGTAGGGCTGGGAGAAAAAAATAACCCAGACAATAGTAATGCCAATGAGGACGCCAGAGGATCGAACCCGGCAAACGATGAAAACACGTCGAGACCATTTGGTTTGTTTCCCAGTCACGCAGGCATTGGTTCCCTTGAATCAATTGGTGTATCCGAGCAAAAACGCCCAGCTGTTCACCCCTGGTTATTTCGTGGAGCCATGCCTCCTAGCTCACCGGCGTATTG CTCGGTTGCAGCATCGTCTACGACAATTAAGCGCCCTACGGCACAGCTAACCGTTTTCTATGCCGGAATGGTAAACGTTTTTGATGATGTACCTGCTGACAAG GCGCAAGCAATCATGCTTCTTGCAGACAGTGGGAAGCCTGCGAGTAATGTGTTAAAGAAACCTCCGCAACAGATCCCATTCAATTCGTTTATAAGTACCCCATTGAACTCCATGCCAAGAGCATCTTTATCTCTTCCAACTGCTTCTGGTAATAAAGAAGTTTCTATTCCTAACCTGCCTCTGTCAGGCCATCCCAACCAAAACCAACCCTCGTGCAAGTTACAATCTG ATCTTCCGATTGCCAGAAAACACTCTCTCCAACGTTTTCTTGAGAAACGCAAGGACAG ACTGAGCAGCAAGGCTCCTTACATTGAAGAGCATAGGTCGCCTGTTCCTGTTTTGCCTTCCTCCTAG